In one Arachis duranensis cultivar V14167 chromosome 9, aradu.V14167.gnm2.J7QH, whole genome shotgun sequence genomic region, the following are encoded:
- the LOC107465197 gene encoding putative high mobility group B protein 11 codes for MALSLSSSSSQPSQVDVHCFQSLKNNANASSLNRDTFYLKLTHLFDSSGLTLIFNVRETLLDLYLVYLEVTTRGGFHQVSQEKKWGEVASALRLEGNIARLSAQVEKLYLQLLYQFEQLYFYRAPTKSSKTTGLHKRKQISSETTEEGGAGLVKEQALLLEPSDGKEKKKRRGMAQGQRSAYQMFLKQECTRLKSCNSTSTGKGILHTAIDSWRNMSPLEKQPYVDEFKKNQEKFKKGTIIDDNGEHKIMQNEKEEKNMAPTSVCNSEYYQVTSQPEPDNNNYTSLNNNAAIGLAFNVTEKFPKDSVLLFGL; via the exons ATGGCActttcattatcatcatcatcatcccaaCCATCACAAGTAGATGTTCACTGCTTTCAAAGCCTTAAGAATAATGCAAATGCAAGTTCTCTCAATCGTGACACCTTCTACCTCAAACTCACTCACTTGTTCGATTCCTCTGGACTCACCCTAAT TTTCAATGTCCGAGAAACATTGCTGGACTTGTACCTAGTTTACTTGGAGGTGACCACAAGAGGAGGATTCCATCAG GTTagtcaagaaaagaaatggGGCGAAGTGGCCTCGGCCCTGAGATTGGAAGGAAACATTGCAAGATTATCTGCTCAAGTTGAAAAGCTCTACTTGCAACTTCTTTACCAATTCGAGCAATTGTACTTCTACAGAGCTCCTACAAAGAGCAGCAAGACCACAG GTTTGCACAAGAGGAAGCAAATCTCATCCGAAACGACAG AAGAAGGAGGAGCTGGGTTGGTCAAAGAGCAAGCTCTTCTTCTCGAACCATCGGATggcaaagaaaagaagaaacgcCGAGGCATGGCGCAAGGACAAAGAAGTGCATACCAGATGTTCCTGAAGCAAGAATGCACTCGCTTGAAAAGTTGTAACTCGACCTCAACCGGAAAGGGTATTCTCCACACGGCTATCGATTCGTGGAGGAATATGTCTCCACTTGAGAAACAG CCATATGTGGATGAATTCAAGAAGAACCAGGAAAAGTTCAAGAAAGGAACGATTATTGATGACAATGGAGAGCACAAAATAATGCAAAAtgagaaggaagagaagaacaTGGCTCCTACTAGTGTGTGTAATAGTGAGTACTACCAAGTAACTTCACAACCTGAGCCAGATAACAATAACTACACTAGTCTCAACAACAATGCAGCAATAGGCTTAGCTTTTAATGTGACTGAAAAGTTTCCCAAGGATTCCGTGTTACTATTTGGCTTATAG